The Chitinophaga pinensis DSM 2588 region AACCTTCATTCCTTTTTTAAGTTCGGGTAATGCTTTGTAGGATGTAGTCAAAGCATTGTTAGTCAGCATTCCGGGGCGGACGATTTCCCAGTTGACCTTACTGGAGGCAAAAATTTCTTCCATCAGGGTTTTATTGATGTACTGATCTTTTAGAAAAAGCCGAATGACAGTTTTCATAAAAAAGCTAAGGTAACTTTTGCTTTGTCCGGCACCAAACCCTGTAATGGTGATCACCGGTGCGGAAAAATCCAATTCATTCGTTAGTTGAACGACGGCCTTTGCGATATCTGAAAATAAATGGGTCGCCTTTTTATTTTTAGTGCCTACTGTGATCAACACCGCATCGGCGCCTTCCATTACTTTTTTCAAATCTGCGGTAACCGTGGCACTCCCTTTTATGGTGATCAGATGTGGATGATCCGGTATTGCTGTAACGTTGGTTGACAGTGCGACTACGGTATGTCCCTTTTGCAAGGCCTGCATGACGGTGGCTAAGCCGATCCCTGCGCCGGCACCTATAATTGCAATTCTCATTTCTTTCTTATATTAAATTAAGACGCTAAATACAATGCTGCGATTTCTTTTCTGGCCACCAACAGATTTTCAGTTCCCCACATCCAGGGCTGTCCATCTGATGTCAGTAACTCTGCTCCGGCTTCCTGCGCAATCAGCATTCCTGCCAGCCAGTTATGCGTATCCAGATCTTCCTGCAGGAATAAGTCAATTCTGCCTGCGCCTACGTGAGCTAACTGTAAGGCATGAGGACCATAGTTTCTGACTACACCAAAGGTTTTGATAAGGTGTGCTACGGAACTCGCTATTTTCTGTTCGAAGTTGCTTGTGTTTTTAGCCTGATGACCGTATTCAAAAACCGCAACCATGACATCGGTATCGGCTTTCACGCCGGTTTTGATCCGTGATCCGTTCAGATAGGCGCCTGCTGATTGTCTGGCCGAAAACACCTCGTCGCAAATTGGATCGTAAATCACGGAAAAATAAGGTTGTCCATTGCGGATAAGTACCAGGTTGATGGTCCAGCCTGGCAAATGCTGAATATATTGTACAGCGCCGTCCATGGTATCACAAAGCCAGTATTGCTCATAATCTGCAGGTTGCAATTGGGCGGTCGGATCAAACTCGTCATCAGCTACCCAGGGGATATGAGGGTAATGCTGATTTATAAGTGGTTTTAAAAAGTTGAAACAGGTAGTCTCAATTTCTTCGAGCTGTGTAAGGAAGGCATCTTTGGTTTTCGGAATTTCTTTCTTTTTATAATTATCGAGAAACTGTTTGCCTATTTGTTTGACGGCATCTATGATCAGCGTTGTTTCTATTTCGTTTTGCATCACTTTCATTTTTGTAATTATTGTACTGCAAAACTATCGCCCGTTCAGGGCTTAGAATAGGTCAAAAGCGGGAAATGATAGTCCTAATCGCGGAATTGTTTTCGGAACTCCAAACAGGTATAGTGCGTGACTTTCTTGAACAGCTTTCCAAAGTAAACCCCATCATCATAACCAAGCTTAAAGGCGATTTCCCGAACTTCCAGATCGGTAAAATACAGCAGCCTTTTGGCTTCCAGTATAATGTGATGTTGAATATGCATCGACGTAGAAAGTCCTGTTGTCTCCCGCAGGATATCATTCAGGTGCGAGGTGGTGATAGATAGTGCGGAGGCGTATTGTCCGGGTTTTTTCCAGTCTTTAAAATGCTTTTTCAGCAGTTGCAGGAAAGCCTGTTCGGTGATATGCCCCCTGGTTTCTTTTGCATCCGACAACTCCTTATTTTCAGCAGCTGACATCAGCAGACAGAATAGCGCGTGAACCAGAAATAATATTGATTTTTGGGTGAATACATCAGGGGAATGACTTTGCAGATCAAATGCCAGTTTCATGACCGCTTGAATGCGGGTTAGCAAATCATGTGCATCTTGTAGTAATATAGGATGGGATAATCCCGTCAGCAGGTAGTGTTGTAATTCAGGTTCCAGCACAAACTCTTCTATTGCCAGGACCCATCCGCTATGATCACTGCTTTTAATAAGTTGGTGCACCTGGCCGGGAGCGATCTTCAGCACAAATGGCGCTGTCGCAATAAGGTCTTCGAAATCTATTTTTAAATGGTAATGGCCCGTGAAAGCAAACATCAGGCTGTAATGATCATCCCGGTGTGCATCGGTAATGTTATGTCCGGCTTTTATGCCTTCGTGCATGGGGGCAATCAGGACACCAGTACTTGCGTCTTCGGTGAGCTTGAATTGCGGGATATGTTTCTGTTGTTTTTTCAAAGTAGATAATAAGCGTTATTGAATAATCAAGGGGCATTTGACCTGGTGGTCTAAATGACTGAACCATTTTATAGATATCTTGCTACTTTCATTCAGGTTAAAAGTAGTAAGATAACTATAAAGTGGTTTAAATACCTGTCCCAAAATGTATAATTAATGTCCTTTGAGACAATTGGTCCTGTAGCTAATTTTGCGTCATGAATGTTAGTAAAGACAATGGAAATGCGGCAGGGCAGCGGAAACTGGTAGTCATTGTGGCGATGACCAGGCATA contains the following coding sequences:
- a CDS encoding NAD(P)-dependent oxidoreductase; translation: MRIAIIGAGAGIGLATVMQALQKGHTVVALSTNVTAIPDHPHLITIKGSATVTADLKKVMEGADAVLITVGTKNKKATHLFSDIAKAVVQLTNELDFSAPVITITGFGAGQSKSYLSFFMKTVIRLFLKDQYINKTLMEEIFASSKVNWEIVRPGMLTNNALTTSYKALPELKKGMKVGKISREDVAHFLIEETEKQQYLGKYVALSY
- a CDS encoding inositol monophosphatase family protein; this encodes MQNEIETTLIIDAVKQIGKQFLDNYKKKEIPKTKDAFLTQLEEIETTCFNFLKPLINQHYPHIPWVADDEFDPTAQLQPADYEQYWLCDTMDGAVQYIQHLPGWTINLVLIRNGQPYFSVIYDPICDEVFSARQSAGAYLNGSRIKTGVKADTDVMVAVFEYGHQAKNTSNFEQKIASSVAHLIKTFGVVRNYGPHALQLAHVGAGRIDLFLQEDLDTHNWLAGMLIAQEAGAELLTSDGQPWMWGTENLLVARKEIAALYLAS
- a CDS encoding AraC family transcriptional regulator is translated as MKKQQKHIPQFKLTEDASTGVLIAPMHEGIKAGHNITDAHRDDHYSLMFAFTGHYHLKIDFEDLIATAPFVLKIAPGQVHQLIKSSDHSGWVLAIEEFVLEPELQHYLLTGLSHPILLQDAHDLLTRIQAVMKLAFDLQSHSPDVFTQKSILFLVHALFCLLMSAAENKELSDAKETRGHITEQAFLQLLKKHFKDWKKPGQYASALSITTSHLNDILRETTGLSTSMHIQHHIILEAKRLLYFTDLEVREIAFKLGYDDGVYFGKLFKKVTHYTCLEFRKQFRD